In Zingiber officinale cultivar Zhangliang chromosome 8B, Zo_v1.1, whole genome shotgun sequence, a single genomic region encodes these proteins:
- the LOC122013986 gene encoding uncharacterized protein LOC122013986 encodes MANKHLKDYAVSYTRGPRFSISVPTVEANQFELKPSFISMVQQHQYGGGPMDDPNHHLDNFNDLCSMMHINGDRQKSYADRRRRPLEFSVGDHVFLRVSPTKGVKRFGLRGKLAPRYIGPFEILERIGAVAYRLALPPSLSGVHDVFHVSMLRRYVPDPTHVLADIPVPVQPDITYEEVPVRILDRKERQLRNKTIRLVKVGWQHHSDEEATWELEDTIRARYPH; translated from the exons ATGGCGAATAAACATTTGAAGGATTATGCAGTGTCTTATACAAGAGGGCCAAGATTCAGTATCTCCGTACCTACAGTTGAGGCCAATCAATTTGAATTGAAGCCATCTTTTATTTCTATGGTTCAACAACACCAGTATGGTGGTGGTCCGATGGATGATCCAAATCATCATCTTGATAACTTCAATGACTTATGTAGCATGATGCACATCAATGGA gatcgccagaagagttatgctgatcggagacgcagaccactagagttctctgttggcgaccatgtatttctgcgagtttcacccacgaaaggggtgaagagatttggcctcagaggtaagctggctccgcggtacattggtcctttcgagatcttggagaggatcggagcagtagcttaccgactggcactaccaccgtccctgtcaggcgttcacgatgtatttcacgtatccatgctgaggagatacgtgcctgatccgacacatgtgctggcagatattccagttccagttcagcctgacattacctatgaggaggttccggtacggattctcgaccggaaagagcgtcagttgcggaacaagactatccggctggttaaagtcggatggcaacatcattcagacgaggaggctacttgggagctcgaggatacgatccgagctcgatatccccat